In Ignavibacteriota bacterium, a single window of DNA contains:
- a CDS encoding class I SAM-dependent methyltransferase, protein MSMEREEQKQRVRAHWELETCGTRYGTASDRAEYYRQIRGTRASLEPWILPFQDAGRWSGRRVLEIGVGAGSDFLAWLRAGAIATGVDLTDTAISRTREHIEAAGMDPAACTLRSADAERLPFADASFDLVYSYGVLHHTPDPPAAFREARRVLAPDGELRVMLYHRPSWTAWMLWAVHCLARLRPFTTPRRAVYEHLESPGTMSYSVREARALLLDAGFRDVRATLHLGPGDLLLIEPSDRYRSRVFRLLRALYPRPLVRALGARFGLIMLLEAKPA, encoded by the coding sequence ATGAGCATGGAACGGGAAGAACAAAAGCAGCGCGTGCGCGCGCACTGGGAGCTGGAAACCTGCGGCACGCGCTATGGCACGGCGTCGGACCGCGCGGAGTACTACCGGCAGATTCGCGGGACGCGCGCGTCTCTCGAGCCGTGGATCCTGCCATTTCAGGATGCGGGCCGCTGGTCCGGCCGGCGTGTGCTTGAAATAGGTGTCGGTGCGGGGAGTGATTTCCTCGCCTGGCTCCGTGCCGGAGCAATTGCCACGGGTGTCGATCTCACCGACACCGCGATATCACGCACGCGCGAGCACATCGAAGCCGCCGGCATGGATCCCGCCGCCTGCACGCTTCGCAGCGCCGACGCCGAACGTCTGCCCTTTGCAGATGCGTCCTTCGATCTCGTCTACTCGTACGGCGTCCTGCATCACACGCCCGATCCGCCCGCCGCGTTTCGTGAAGCCCGCCGTGTGCTCGCGCCCGACGGCGAACTGCGGGTGATGTTGTACCACCGGCCGAGCTGGACGGCGTGGATGCTGTGGGCCGTGCACTGCCTCGCGCGTCTGCGGCCGTTTACGACGCCGCGCCGCGCGGTGTATGAACACCTCGAGAGTCCGGGCACCATGTCGTACTCGGTGCGCGAGGCGCGTGCGCTGCTCCTCGATGCGGGGTTCCGCGACGTGCGCGCCACGCTGCATTTGGGACCCGGAGATCTTTTGTTGATAGAACCGAGCGATCGCTATCGGTCGCGCGTGTTCCGCCTGTTGCGCGCGTTGTATCCGCGCCCGCTTGTACGCGCGCTCGGCGCGCGCTTCGGACTTATCATGCTCCTCGAGGCAAAACCGGCGTGA
- a CDS encoding ribose-phosphate pyrophosphokinase produces MNDFEHHTDLVVFSGRANPVLAQQIADVIGQPLGRCEIKTFSDGELWVKFGENIRGKDVFIIQSTFTPAENLMELLIMLDAAKRSSARRITAVIPYFGYARQDRKDQPRVAITAKLVVNLLQSTGVDRIISMDLHAPQIQGFFDIPLDHLYSSAVYIPHFKNQAIPNLAVVSPDVGGIKMARAYAKRLGADLVVLDKRRDQHNMSEVLNIIGSVEGKNVLIVDDIIDTGGTFSNAVTALRKEGALDVFGACTHAVLSGPAVKRLVDSGIKKLYVTDTIPLRDTASETGIVEVLTVADLFAEAIKRTHLHQSISSLFDVDKDKIM; encoded by the coding sequence ATGAACGACTTCGAACATCATACAGACTTGGTGGTTTTCTCCGGACGCGCAAATCCGGTGCTGGCCCAGCAGATTGCTGACGTCATCGGACAGCCGCTTGGCCGTTGCGAGATAAAAACTTTCTCGGACGGTGAGCTGTGGGTGAAATTCGGGGAGAATATCCGCGGCAAGGATGTCTTCATCATCCAGAGCACCTTCACGCCGGCGGAAAACCTGATGGAGTTGCTCATCATGCTCGACGCGGCGAAACGTTCGTCCGCCCGGCGCATCACCGCGGTCATTCCCTACTTCGGCTACGCCCGGCAGGATCGCAAGGATCAGCCCCGTGTCGCCATTACCGCAAAACTCGTGGTGAACCTGCTGCAGAGCACGGGGGTCGACCGCATCATCTCGATGGATCTGCACGCACCGCAGATCCAGGGATTCTTTGATATTCCGCTCGACCACTTGTATTCGTCGGCGGTCTATATCCCGCATTTCAAGAATCAGGCAATCCCGAATCTCGCCGTTGTCTCGCCCGATGTGGGCGGCATCAAGATGGCGCGCGCGTACGCCAAGCGGCTCGGTGCCGATCTCGTGGTGCTCGACAAGAGGCGCGACCAGCACAATATGTCGGAAGTGCTGAACATCATCGGCAGCGTCGAAGGGAAAAACGTGCTGATCGTGGACGATATCATCGACACAGGCGGCACCTTCTCGAACGCGGTGACCGCGCTCCGGAAGGAAGGGGCGCTCGACGTGTTCGGTGCCTGCACACACGCCGTGCTGTCGGGTCCCGCGGTCAAACGGCTTGTCGATTCGGGCATCAAAAAATTATATGTGACGGACACCATCCCGCTGCGCGACACCGCGTCCGAAACGGGTATCGTCGAGGTGCTGACCGTGGCCGACCTCTTCGCCGAGGCGATCAAGCGCACGCATCTGCACCAGTCGATCAGTTCGCTCTTCGATGTTGACAAAGACAAAATCATGTAG
- a CDS encoding metallophosphoesterase family protein, giving the protein MRLAIISDIHSNLEALSAVLEDIDRHSADRIICLGDVVGYGADPSACMALLRGRGVDIIMGNHDEAAFSPEKRRYFSENAAFAIRWTAKQLGERELDELRSLPYRISFDGMLFVHSTPRSPERWDYLFSGLEARSQSAAFRERLCFVGHSHQPAIFSLEPAVQEYSATGRFIINPGSVGQPRDGDWRASYGLLDTVAATYDNHRVDYDVAVAARKIVAAGLPRRLAERLLDGR; this is encoded by the coding sequence ATGCGTCTGGCGATTATTTCCGATATCCATTCCAACCTCGAGGCGCTCTCGGCGGTTCTCGAGGATATTGACCGGCACAGCGCCGACAGAATCATCTGTCTTGGCGATGTGGTGGGCTATGGTGCCGATCCATCGGCCTGTATGGCGTTGCTGCGCGGGCGCGGTGTGGATATCATCATGGGGAATCACGACGAGGCGGCATTCTCACCGGAGAAGCGGCGCTACTTCTCCGAAAACGCGGCGTTCGCAATCCGATGGACAGCGAAACAACTCGGCGAAAGGGAACTCGACGAGCTGAGGAGTCTGCCGTACCGCATCAGCTTCGACGGCATGTTGTTCGTCCATTCCACTCCACGCTCGCCTGAGAGATGGGACTATCTTTTCAGCGGTCTCGAGGCGCGCTCGCAGTCCGCGGCGTTTCGCGAACGGCTCTGCTTTGTCGGTCATTCACATCAGCCCGCGATATTTTCTCTGGAACCGGCCGTGCAGGAGTACTCCGCCACCGGACGTTTCATCATTAATCCCGGCTCCGTCGGCCAACCGCGCGACGGCGACTGGCGGGCCAGTTACGGTCTGCTCGACACCGTCGCCGCAACCTACGACAACCATCGCGTGGACTACGATGTGGCCGTTGCAGCGCGAAAAATAGTGGCAGCGGGTCTGCCGCGCCGGCTGGCGGAACGGCTGCTGGACGGACGCTGA
- the recG gene encoding ATP-dependent DNA helicase RecG, producing the protein MKTQQAPDAILARFREVTQLPGVGKYRTEVLHGIGIHTVEDLLYYFPRRYLDRSTIVPMTRLDEHIDKTVTVIGRVTGIVTLGRGRKRLVVTLRDLVGSMDLVFFQGLQYWQKAFTQDETLAVSGVVAMYGRRPNMVHPSIDRLQDEETLEFINTGGIVPVYPSGAELERVGLNRHHGFRRLMHTALQHGLEGIVDPFASDDGAALRARQSLVPLRDAVLHIHRPPSLEQLEQARRRLVFDEFFALLLGIALQRRARAATERGISFRSESPSARALVSSLPFDLTASQRRVLREIAADMARPEPMNRLLQGDVGSGKTVVALLSMLVAVDNGYQCALMVPTEVLAEQHFRTIRALLGNTPVPVCLRVGQQAAAARASIDAAIASGEAAIVVGTHALIEDAVSFNRLGLAVIDEQHRFGVMQRAALRHKGLMPDVLVMSATPIPRTLTMTLYGELDVSVIDELPAGRKNIQTAIRFEEDRAKVHEFIRAEATRGRQAYIVFPLVTESEKIDLKAASTEHARLSSEVFREFSVELLHGQMQAREKEAVMNRFKSGRTQILVSTTVIEVGVDVPNATVMLIEHAERFGLAQLHQLRGRIGRGTEQGYCILMTDRAMLYGSAPNDEERAARSNARRRLETLRDTLDGFRIAEEDFAIRGPGDLWGTAQSGFPPLRIADLLRDGDLLRAARDEAFALVARDPHLRDPAHALLRDMYGARLRLAADASETA; encoded by the coding sequence ATGAAGACACAGCAGGCGCCCGACGCCATACTCGCCCGTTTCCGAGAAGTCACACAACTGCCCGGCGTCGGAAAATACCGCACCGAGGTGCTGCATGGCATCGGGATACACACGGTGGAGGATCTGCTCTACTACTTCCCGCGGCGTTACCTGGACCGAAGCACCATCGTGCCGATGACCAGGCTGGACGAGCACATCGACAAAACGGTGACGGTGATCGGGCGCGTCACGGGTATCGTAACTCTGGGCCGCGGCCGCAAGCGCCTGGTCGTGACGCTGCGCGATTTGGTCGGATCCATGGACCTCGTGTTTTTCCAGGGACTGCAGTATTGGCAGAAGGCGTTCACGCAGGATGAAACACTCGCCGTCTCGGGTGTGGTGGCGATGTACGGCAGGCGACCGAACATGGTACACCCGTCCATCGACCGCCTGCAGGACGAGGAGACGCTCGAGTTCATCAACACGGGCGGTATCGTGCCGGTGTACCCCTCCGGCGCGGAACTTGAACGTGTCGGTCTCAACCGCCACCATGGTTTCCGCCGCCTCATGCACACGGCTTTGCAGCACGGACTCGAGGGTATCGTCGATCCGTTCGCCTCGGATGACGGCGCTGCGCTGCGCGCGCGGCAATCACTTGTTCCTCTGCGTGACGCGGTGTTGCACATACATCGCCCCCCCTCGCTCGAACAGCTCGAGCAGGCGCGGCGGCGACTGGTCTTCGACGAGTTTTTTGCGCTGCTGCTCGGCATTGCTCTGCAGCGCCGCGCGCGCGCAGCGACGGAGCGCGGCATCAGCTTCCGCAGCGAAAGTCCCTCCGCACGCGCGCTCGTCTCGTCGCTTCCGTTCGACCTCACCGCGTCACAGCGCAGGGTGCTGCGCGAGATCGCGGCCGACATGGCGCGGCCCGAACCGATGAATCGTCTGTTGCAGGGGGACGTGGGATCGGGCAAAACCGTCGTGGCGCTGCTATCCATGCTTGTCGCGGTCGACAACGGGTATCAGTGCGCGCTGATGGTGCCCACGGAAGTGCTCGCCGAACAGCATTTCCGCACGATCCGCGCGCTGCTCGGGAACACGCCCGTGCCCGTGTGCTTGCGGGTCGGACAGCAGGCGGCGGCCGCACGCGCGAGCATCGATGCCGCGATCGCGTCGGGCGAGGCGGCCATAGTCGTGGGCACGCACGCATTGATCGAAGACGCCGTCTCCTTCAACCGGCTCGGACTTGCGGTCATCGATGAACAGCATCGTTTCGGGGTTATGCAACGCGCGGCGCTCAGGCATAAAGGTCTTATGCCCGACGTGCTCGTCATGTCGGCCACGCCTATTCCGCGCACGCTTACGATGACGTTGTACGGCGAACTCGACGTCTCGGTGATCGACGAACTGCCCGCCGGCAGGAAGAACATCCAGACCGCGATACGTTTCGAGGAGGATCGTGCGAAGGTGCATGAATTCATACGCGCCGAGGCAACACGGGGACGGCAGGCCTATATCGTGTTTCCGCTCGTCACCGAATCCGAAAAGATCGACCTCAAGGCGGCCAGCACCGAGCACGCGCGGCTGTCGTCGGAGGTGTTCAGGGAATTTTCGGTCGAGCTGCTGCACGGGCAGATGCAGGCCCGCGAGAAGGAGGCGGTGATGAACCGCTTTAAAAGCGGGCGGACGCAGATACTTGTTTCTACAACCGTCATCGAAGTCGGTGTCGATGTGCCCAACGCGACGGTCATGCTCATCGAACACGCGGAGCGTTTCGGACTCGCGCAGTTGCATCAGCTCCGCGGCCGCATCGGACGCGGGACGGAGCAGGGCTACTGCATACTCATGACCGATCGCGCCATGTTGTACGGCTCCGCTCCCAACGACGAGGAGCGCGCCGCGCGAAGCAATGCGCGCCGCCGCCTTGAAACGTTGCGCGACACACTCGACGGATTCCGCATCGCGGAGGAAGATTTTGCGATCCGTGGTCCGGGAGATCTGTGGGGAACGGCACAGAGCGGCTTTCCGCCGCTGCGTATCGCCGACCTGCTGCGCGACGGCGACCTTCTGCGCGCTGCACGCGACGAGGCCTTCGCGCTGGTCGCGCGTGATCCCCACCTGCGCGACCCCGCGCACGCCCTGCTGCGCGACATGTACGGGGCGCGTCTGCGCCTCGCGGCTGATGCGTCGGAGACGGCATGA
- the rlmB gene encoding 23S rRNA (guanosine(2251)-2'-O)-methyltransferase RlmB, whose product MLIIGRNPIIEAVRSGGRVAKIYFRFGTHGESVREIQALARERRIPVTTLPKDKFDRLGDVRHAQGIAALIEDVRTLELDELLGIEVEQDAPFFLALDGIKDPHNLGAIMRTAVCAGVHGLVLPKHEAAMISETVVKGSAGATSYLPVSRVVNLQQALEAMKERGIWIVGLDSNGGTDLFGTDGARPLCIVIGSEKGIRPVVRAVCDDMVRIPMWGRVDSLNASVAAALMLYEVRRSRI is encoded by the coding sequence ATGCTGATCATCGGACGCAATCCCATCATTGAAGCTGTGCGCTCGGGCGGGCGTGTGGCGAAGATCTATTTCCGCTTCGGCACGCATGGCGAATCGGTGCGCGAAATCCAGGCGCTCGCGCGTGAACGCCGCATACCCGTCACGACGCTGCCCAAGGACAAATTCGACCGCCTCGGCGACGTGCGCCATGCGCAGGGTATCGCGGCGCTCATCGAGGATGTCCGCACACTCGAACTCGACGAACTGCTCGGCATCGAGGTGGAACAGGACGCGCCCTTTTTTCTCGCACTCGACGGCATCAAGGATCCGCACAATCTCGGCGCCATCATGCGCACAGCCGTCTGTGCGGGTGTGCACGGCCTGGTGCTTCCGAAACACGAGGCCGCCATGATCTCTGAAACCGTCGTGAAGGGCTCCGCCGGCGCCACCTCGTATCTGCCGGTCTCCCGCGTCGTGAATCTGCAGCAGGCGCTGGAGGCGATGAAGGAACGCGGGATCTGGATTGTCGGACTCGACAGCAACGGCGGCACCGATCTGTTCGGCACCGACGGCGCGCGTCCGCTCTGTATCGTCATCGGCAGCGAAAAGGGCATACGCCCGGTGGTGCGCGCCGTCTGCGACGACATGGTGCGCATCCCGATGTGGGGTCGTGTCGATTCACTCAATGCCTCGGTCGCGGCCGCTCTCATGCTCTACGAAGTGCGCCGCTCGCGCATCTGA
- a CDS encoding TrmH family RNA methyltransferase: MRKLLHDEIPRVPVSGIATAPRHPITLVVDNVRSLYNVGSIFRSCDAAGVAKLVLCGFTPHPPRKEIEKTALGATASVSWEYAPDIGDALARLKAEGNTIAALEHTNASRSCFDLTPALFPLVVVVGNEVSGLGERALEYCDLAYEIPMFGVKQSLNVSVATGIMLFECVRALTRA; this comes from the coding sequence CTGCGCAAACTGCTCCACGACGAGATCCCGCGAGTGCCGGTGTCAGGCATCGCCACGGCGCCGCGACATCCGATCACCCTGGTCGTCGACAACGTCCGCTCGCTGTACAATGTCGGTTCGATTTTCCGCAGTTGTGACGCGGCCGGTGTCGCGAAACTTGTTCTCTGCGGATTCACGCCGCACCCGCCGCGGAAGGAGATCGAGAAGACGGCCCTTGGTGCCACCGCGAGTGTGTCGTGGGAATATGCGCCCGATATCGGAGACGCGCTCGCGCGGCTCAAGGCCGAGGGCAATACCATCGCGGCGCTCGAACACACGAACGCGAGCCGCTCGTGTTTCGACCTGACCCCCGCGTTGTTTCCGCTCGTTGTTGTGGTGGGCAATGAGGTATCGGGATTGGGCGAGCGCGCGCTTGAATACTGCGACCTTGCCTACGAGATCCCGATGTTCGGCGTCAAACAGTCACTCAACGTGTCTGTTGCCACGGGCATCATGCTCTTCGAGTGTGTCCGCGCTCTCACACGCGCATAG
- the lptC gene encoding LPS export ABC transporter periplasmic protein LptC, with translation MTSVCIVHHVILAVVAICFVTPNHRGNAQDRNLVHVEHADSLVGSSIDGVDYRELIGGVRIRQDNVRISCQRALQNLDANEVELIGDVVITQDTLVVKTRRGMYNGNERVAWSSSGIFLHDGHTTLTAESGRYESRPKRARFSSRVTVDEPDAFIRSSSLVYERDSAKAVATGEVRVRFKGENVLVTGDSVVHYIDRKFTVFTASPSLWQIDTTVVRRDSVTMHPDSIRLDTTHITARRMEARRDSVNRFTATGDVAMLRGDLAARCGETEYRRSDSMLVLRYAPIAWYEQSQITGDSIALFLADGTLRRMSVIRNAFSLSQSKPSDTASVWPEGRFDQTKGKNIHLTFVEENPDSIRVEETAVSLYYLFDGNALNGVRRESGDLIIIRFVDGEAETIHTIGGVEGTYFPEKFVTGKEETYNLEGFMLRDDKPARAAYPAIE, from the coding sequence ATGACCAGCGTCTGTATCGTTCATCACGTGATCCTTGCTGTCGTCGCTATTTGTTTCGTCACGCCCAACCATCGCGGAAACGCGCAGGACCGCAACCTGGTGCATGTGGAGCATGCCGACAGTCTCGTCGGCAGCTCCATCGACGGTGTTGATTACAGGGAGCTGATCGGGGGTGTGCGCATACGGCAGGATAATGTGCGCATCAGTTGCCAGCGCGCGCTGCAGAACCTCGACGCCAACGAAGTGGAACTGATCGGCGACGTCGTCATCACGCAGGATACACTCGTTGTAAAGACGAGACGCGGCATGTACAACGGAAACGAGCGCGTGGCGTGGTCGTCGAGCGGAATTTTTCTGCACGACGGGCACACCACACTTACGGCGGAGTCCGGCCGTTACGAGTCGCGGCCAAAACGCGCGCGATTCTCGTCGCGCGTAACCGTCGACGAGCCCGACGCCTTTATCCGCTCATCCAGCCTCGTGTACGAGCGCGACAGCGCCAAGGCGGTCGCGACAGGCGAGGTCCGCGTGCGATTCAAGGGTGAAAACGTCCTGGTGACGGGCGACAGCGTGGTCCATTACATCGACAGGAAATTCACCGTGTTCACTGCGTCGCCATCGTTATGGCAGATAGACACGACGGTGGTGCGGCGCGATTCCGTGACGATGCACCCCGACTCTATACGCCTCGACACGACACACATCACCGCGCGGCGCATGGAAGCGCGGCGCGATTCCGTCAACCGCTTCACCGCCACGGGTGATGTCGCGATGCTGCGCGGAGATCTCGCCGCCCGCTGCGGCGAAACGGAATACCGCCGCAGCGACAGCATGCTTGTGCTGCGTTACGCCCCGATCGCCTGGTACGAGCAAAGCCAGATCACGGGCGATTCCATCGCGCTGTTCCTGGCCGACGGCACACTGCGCCGCATGAGTGTGATCCGAAACGCATTCAGTCTGTCTCAAAGCAAGCCCAGCGACACGGCGAGCGTGTGGCCCGAGGGACGATTCGATCAGACCAAGGGAAAAAACATCCACCTCACGTTCGTGGAAGAGAATCCCGATTCGATACGTGTGGAAGAGACCGCGGTGAGCTTGTACTACCTGTTCGACGGAAACGCGCTGAACGGGGTGCGGCGGGAGAGCGGTGACCTTATCATCATCCGTTTTGTCGACGGGGAAGCTGAAACGATACACACCATCGGCGGCGTCGAGGGCACATATTTCCCGGAAAAATTCGTGACGGGAAAAGAGGAGACCTACAATCTGGAAGGATTCATGCTGCGCGACGACAAACCCGCGCGCGCGGCATATCCCGCCATCGAGTAG
- the rpsF gene encoding 30S ribosomal protein S6: protein MKNYYECTFIVNPALDDAQIENAIKLAEETVVKNGGQMVNVDRMGRRRLAYPIAKKHNGFYVCFEFEAEGKTIERVERFLTLDENVMRYLTLKLDKRQLEAKRVRSAALAALQTTAQTEAIPAAEEAK, encoded by the coding sequence ATGAAGAACTACTACGAGTGCACGTTCATCGTCAATCCCGCACTGGACGACGCACAGATCGAAAACGCAATCAAACTCGCCGAAGAGACCGTCGTGAAGAACGGCGGCCAGATGGTGAATGTCGACCGCATGGGTCGCCGCCGTCTCGCCTATCCGATCGCGAAAAAGCACAACGGCTTCTACGTCTGTTTCGAGTTCGAAGCGGAAGGCAAAACCATCGAGCGCGTGGAACGTTTTCTCACGCTCGACGAGAACGTCATGCGCTATCTCACACTGAAGCTCGATAAGCGTCAGCTCGAGGCGAAACGCGTCCGCAGCGCCGCGTTGGCCGCACTCCAAACCACCGCGCAGACCGAAGCGATTCCGGCTGCGGAAGAAGCGAAATAA
- a CDS encoding 50S ribosomal protein L25 translates to MSEITLNAEIRNPNGRSAANQLRRAGLVPGVYYHRNEENIAIHVKALDMRPLVYTADTHIVNLQLSDGTARKCVIRDIQFDPVTDKIAHFDLMGLELTEKIRMEVPVVLRGAAPGVRDGGVLNHILHKLDVECLASDLPEHIEIDINAMHIGDIITLGSLAQANLHIYGDPDTAVVSVTHSRGAQETPAAEGERPTEPEVIGRGKSSDED, encoded by the coding sequence GTGAGTGAAATCACCCTGAATGCCGAGATTCGGAATCCGAACGGCCGCAGTGCCGCGAATCAACTGCGCCGCGCAGGATTGGTGCCCGGCGTGTATTACCACCGCAACGAGGAAAACATCGCCATCCATGTCAAGGCGCTGGACATGCGTCCCCTCGTCTACACCGCCGACACACACATCGTCAATCTGCAGCTCAGCGACGGCACCGCCCGCAAATGCGTGATCCGCGACATTCAGTTCGATCCGGTGACGGATAAGATCGCCCACTTCGACCTCATGGGTCTCGAGCTTACCGAGAAGATCCGCATGGAAGTCCCGGTCGTGCTCCGCGGCGCGGCGCCCGGCGTGCGCGACGGCGGCGTGCTGAATCACATCCTGCATAAACTCGACGTCGAGTGCCTCGCCTCGGATCTTCCCGAGCACATCGAGATCGACATCAACGCCATGCATATCGGCGACATCATCACGCTCGGATCACTTGCGCAGGCGAACCTGCACATCTATGGCGATCCCGACACCGCGGTGGTCAGCGTCACGCACTCGCGCGGCGCCCAGGAAACCCCCGCCGCCGAAGGCGAGCGTCCGACCGAGCCCGAAGTCATCGGCCGCGGCAAGAGCAGCGACGAAGACTAA
- a CDS encoding aminoacyl-tRNA hydrolase, protein MAGLGNPGEEYLETRHNIGFRVIERLAMDLGAAVPVPRLNHSLCEARLEGARLQLIRPWTYMNLSGAAVQLALDLDELLPERLLVVCDDIALPLGTLRLRKDGSSGGQRGLEHIIETLGTDRIARLRCGVGPVPEGVDAADFVLSPFLPEEKKIASSLIARAADAVRCALLEGLQTAMNRYNGAGDPLHGE, encoded by the coding sequence ATAGCCGGACTCGGAAATCCCGGCGAAGAGTACCTCGAAACCCGACATAACATCGGGTTTCGTGTTATTGAACGGCTCGCCATGGATCTCGGCGCCGCGGTGCCCGTCCCGCGGCTCAACCACTCCCTGTGCGAGGCGCGCCTCGAGGGCGCGCGCTTGCAGCTCATCAGGCCGTGGACCTACATGAACCTCAGCGGGGCGGCCGTGCAACTGGCGCTCGATCTCGACGAACTCCTGCCCGAACGCCTGCTCGTGGTGTGCGACGATATCGCCCTGCCCCTCGGCACGCTGCGCCTCCGCAAGGACGGGAGCAGCGGCGGACAGCGCGGGCTCGAGCATATCATCGAAACGCTGGGCACGGATCGCATCGCGCGGCTGCGCTGCGGGGTCGGACCCGTACCCGAAGGTGTCGACGCCGCGGACTTCGTCCTCTCGCCCTTTCTTCCCGAAGAAAAAAAGATAGCGTCGTCCCTTATTGCACGCGCCGCCGACGCCGTTCGCTGCGCCCTGCTCGAGGGTCTCCAGACGGCCATGAATCGCTACAACGGTGCGGGTGACCCGCTTCACGGAGAGTGA
- a CDS encoding 50S ribosomal protein L9 gives MKVILRASVPTLGSIGEVVSVKDGYARNYLLPRGLAYVATASNTRVLDEEKKRLHVRMNRELKDAERIAQELEKHENAITIQMPVGEEDKLFGTVTKEMIAEKLAERGFDIDKRKIEIDEPIKVLGIYTISIKLHHDVTGKVKVWVVRQ, from the coding sequence ATGAAAGTCATTCTCAGAGCATCCGTCCCCACGTTGGGATCCATCGGCGAAGTCGTCTCGGTCAAGGACGGCTACGCCCGCAACTACCTGCTGCCCCGCGGCCTCGCCTATGTTGCGACCGCGAGCAACACGCGTGTTCTTGACGAGGAGAAGAAACGCCTCCACGTGCGCATGAACCGCGAACTCAAGGACGCCGAACGCATCGCGCAGGAACTCGAGAAACACGAGAACGCGATCACCATCCAGATGCCGGTGGGAGAAGAGGACAAGCTCTTCGGCACCGTGACCAAGGAAATGATCGCCGAGAAACTCGCCGAGCGTGGTTTCGACATCGACAAGCGCAAAATCGAAATCGACGAGCCGATCAAAGTGCTCGGCATTTACACCATCAGCATCAAGCTTCACCATGATGTGACAGGTAAGGTGAAGGTGTGGGTGGTCCGCCAGTAA
- a CDS encoding single-stranded DNA-binding protein, with translation MADLKMPELNYVLIVGNLTKDPVYRTTSNNTPVVNFSIASNRRYRDRNNSWQEDVCYIGIVAWNKLAESCHQRLRKGSAVLIEGELQTRNWKGEDGSHRSILEVKARRIQFLNKFQKTNGVAFSGEDCDDHSVQEDDMFDFFEDHDPQTFGHFESAEKRDVL, from the coding sequence ATGGCCGACCTGAAAATGCCCGAGTTGAACTATGTCCTGATTGTCGGGAACCTCACCAAGGATCCCGTCTATCGGACGACGTCGAACAATACCCCCGTCGTCAACTTTTCCATCGCCTCCAACCGTCGGTATCGCGACAGGAATAATTCCTGGCAGGAGGACGTCTGCTATATCGGCATCGTTGCATGGAACAAACTTGCGGAGAGCTGCCATCAGCGGCTGCGCAAGGGAAGTGCCGTGCTCATCGAAGGCGAGCTGCAGACGCGTAATTGGAAAGGGGAGGACGGCAGCCATCGCAGCATCCTCGAAGTGAAGGCGCGTCGCATCCAGTTCCTGAACAAATTCCAGAAGACGAATGGAGTTGCCTTCAGCGGCGAGGATTGTGACGATCACAGCGTGCAGGAAGACGACATGTTCGACTTCTTCGAGGATCACGATCCGCAGACTTTCGGCCACTTCGAGTCCGCCGAAAAACGCGACGTGCTGTGA